In the genome of Buchnera aphidicola (Artemisaphis artemisicola), one region contains:
- the rpmG gene encoding 50S ribosomal protein L33, which yields MAKKTREKIKMISSAGTGHYYTTTKNKRNTPDKLKFKKYDPIVRKHVLYHEGKIK from the coding sequence ATGGCTAAAAAAACTCGAGAAAAAATAAAAATGATTTCGTCTGCTGGTACTGGTCACTATTATACTACGACTAAAAATAAAAGAAATACCCCAGATAAACTAAAGTTTAAAAAATATGATCCTATCGTTCGAAAACATGTTTTATATCATGAAGGAAAGATAAAATAA
- a CDS encoding FliI/YscN family ATPase has protein sequence MARIISSYLFKRGILMHLRFLKLLNKFSSFEKSVDKLPNIINHGRLVGINGLILEVIGLQIPIGTQCYIERIIDKKYIHAEVVGFLEKKTLLLSSEEIYGVIPGARVFLKISDNTTNSIIKKMPLGMKLLGRVLDGRGEPLDGLPQLDSKYYTIIKNNKINPWNRKPITEVLDTGIRSINGLLTIGRGQKIGIFSTSGLGKSVLLGMMAKYTKADIIIIALIGERGREVKNFIEKILGKQGLSRSVVIAAPVDVSPLLRIQAASYATSIAEYFSKKNKHVLLIMDSLTRYAMAEREISLSLGELPITKGYAASIFSKISNLIERVGISDEYKGSITAFYTVLTEDEDEQDPVSYLARSVLDGHIILSRYYADLGHYPAIDIESSISRVMPDIISLKHNHQASYFKKIVSSYHRNKDLINVGAYISGSDVVLDHAIKIWPKIEKFLQQEISEQSDFHISYERLKEIFL, from the coding sequence ATGGCAAGAATTATATCGTCTTATTTGTTTAAAAGAGGAATATTAATGCATTTAAGATTTTTAAAATTATTAAATAAATTTTCTTCTTTTGAAAAAAGCGTTGATAAGCTTCCAAATATTATTAATCATGGTCGTCTTGTGGGCATTAATGGTTTAATTTTAGAAGTTATAGGGTTACAAATTCCTATTGGTACCCAATGTTATATTGAACGAATAATAGATAAGAAATATATTCATGCTGAAGTTGTAGGATTTTTAGAAAAAAAGACTTTATTATTATCTTCAGAAGAAATTTATGGTGTGATTCCAGGTGCTCGTGTTTTTTTAAAAATAAGTGATAATACTACGAATTCTATTATAAAAAAAATGCCATTAGGAATGAAATTATTAGGAAGAGTATTAGATGGTAGAGGAGAACCATTAGATGGATTGCCTCAATTAGATTCTAAATATTACACTATTATTAAAAATAATAAGATTAATCCTTGGAATAGAAAACCAATCACTGAAGTATTAGATACTGGTATACGTTCTATCAATGGATTGCTAACGATTGGAAGAGGTCAAAAAATAGGAATTTTTTCTACTTCTGGACTCGGAAAAAGTGTTTTGCTTGGCATGATGGCAAAATATACGAAAGCCGATATTATTATAATTGCGCTAATTGGAGAAAGAGGTCGCGAAGTAAAAAATTTTATAGAAAAAATACTTGGTAAACAAGGATTATCTCGATCAGTAGTCATTGCAGCTCCTGTTGACGTATCTCCTTTATTAAGAATACAAGCAGCATCTTATGCAACTAGTATAGCGGAGTATTTTTCTAAAAAAAATAAACATGTATTATTAATTATGGACTCTTTGACTCGTTATGCTATGGCAGAAAGAGAAATATCATTATCTTTAGGAGAATTACCAATCACCAAAGGTTACGCAGCTTCTATATTTTCAAAAATTTCAAATTTGATAGAACGAGTAGGGATTAGTGATGAATATAAAGGATCTATTACTGCATTTTATACTGTTTTAACAGAAGATGAAGATGAACAAGATCCAGTTTCGTATCTTGCTCGTTCTGTATTGGATGGACATATTATATTGTCTCGTTATTATGCTGATTTAGGTCATTATCCTGCAATTGATATTGAATCTTCTATTAGTCGTGTTATGCCTGATATTATTAGTTTAAAACACAACCATCAAGCTTCTTATTTTAAAAAGATAGTCTCTTCTTATCATAGAAATAAAGATTTAATAAATGTAGGAGCTTATATTAGTGGTTCAGATGTAGTTTTAGATCATGCTATTAAAATTTGGCCAAAAATAGAGAAATTTTTACAGCAAGAGATATCAGAACAAAGCGATTTTCATATTTCTTATGAACGATTAAAAGAAATATTTCTTTAG
- a CDS encoding FliM/FliN family flagellar motor switch protein, producing the protein MAESSNFHNKIKKIYQREKEIYNFLKEDQIQMLEDINFNFIEKFIIDFSNFIKNSVELVSFNIQVRSYNFNKDSIQNFKYYNTIDISPYKNQSFIVFSCNFLSVIIDILFGGQGCSKNNFHKKIDITSTEVIINNKINEIIINILSHVYKKHFSSEVKFTNTKIINHLKDSNFDSNKIFLINYFKFNINHVRVSFRILMPFLIFKKINNKKISLNINKTRQITLNDIRNVTLNIIFKINKISISCEKFYSLSVGDILSIQNPNNITGYINNVPILTGKYRRFHEQSIFFIEEFIDSHLECNINKDESHE; encoded by the coding sequence ATGGCGGAAAGTAGTAATTTTCATAATAAAATTAAAAAAATATATCAAAGGGAAAAAGAAATATATAATTTTTTAAAAGAAGATCAAATTCAAATGTTAGAAGATATCAATTTTAATTTTATTGAAAAATTCATAATAGATTTTTCTAATTTTATTAAAAATAGTGTAGAATTAGTGTCTTTTAACATTCAAGTAAGATCCTATAATTTTAATAAAGATAGTATACAAAACTTTAAATATTATAATACAATAGATATTTCTCCTTATAAAAATCAATCTTTTATAGTTTTTTCTTGTAATTTTTTATCTGTTATAATAGATATTTTGTTTGGAGGTCAAGGTTGTTCAAAAAATAATTTTCATAAAAAAATTGATATAACTTCTACTGAAGTTATTATCAATAATAAAATTAATGAAATTATAATAAATATTTTGTCTCATGTTTATAAAAAACATTTTTCTTCTGAAGTAAAATTTACTAATACCAAAATAATTAACCATTTGAAAGATTCAAATTTTGATTCTAATAAAATATTTTTAATTAACTATTTTAAGTTTAATATTAATCATGTACGAGTTTCTTTTAGAATTTTAATGCCATTCCTAATATTTAAAAAAATTAATAATAAAAAAATTTCTTTAAATATAAATAAAACACGACAAATAACTTTAAATGATATACGTAATGTTACATTAAATATAATTTTTAAAATTAATAAAATTTCTATATCTTGTGAGAAATTTTATAGTTTATCAGTTGGAGATATTTTGTCTATACAAAATCCTAACAACATTACAGGATATATAAATAATGTTCCTATATTGACTGGTAAATATAGAAGATTTCACGAGCAATCTATTTTTTTTATAGAAGAATTTATTGATTCTCATTTAGAATGTAATATCAATAAGGATGAATCTCATGAATAA
- a CDS encoding translocation/assembly module TamB: MSTYQRYLSKSLIFFSILFVIFLLFIESNIGFKWIFNCTSRFFIGLNAEEISGNWRNFTLKNIKYNIDGISIKANSINFVIDIKSLFKKSTIFKEVKVQNLIISLKKNKYNFTNVKSLSINNKKNDLFIKYPIIFKKIYIDNMLLESSIINMSFLNILSGIELVGNNIIIFPTYIDDIDVSSSKTNTQKKYEFKKFNFIKNLNNSKKIYNILYHIANKPKIFISLNINLKFLKCNKINFINYKEKSLFEVQLKANIKNNILKIQKAQINSSFFKMQYYGKIVFHKDYSISCIIKNKIFIPTLHNKIMKFLFQVNLDKKFKFKLKTFNLYKVNINGIILLDNLNYPFYMRLKIYDLVFPIRKDFNLSLNKIQGILRGKINNYSLSLKNILNIQSMPSMFIGIYGKGNLKNIFLKKIKIFPIKKIGNSTNISNSKKNSTYNQYILKLIGKINLLGKLDNNIYNIYAPKIRLNSNFMKKKLSILGSLHYKNFHFLKIPGLHLFAGNNELYIQGLLADKYDIYSSINANNLDYFVPDLKGKIKGKVKSYSQYTLPAVTGEFFGNDISWNGIYLNSIKIFTKINCKNTYSGNVSINTKNIDFSNFHINSLNIQTKWNYYQQKFHFLLKSDHLYINVILNEVINSKTGHWYSEFKKLKIKTIFSKISIKKSSLISYINTYNINDLYKKNINNIDMFLFTSYETKKHLCNMFNNFSTNFKSEVSINAKLKWILGKKISDGKIFLTGKNIKLEKNTEEKFFFENIDYLKLSINIINNTLRSKIVGKKNNTLLKYNNIIGYLNIIDLYNRKNIEGNFIISNFPISFLNFFTTNFKQVKGKLNSKIKIFGTVYQPEISADVSFKDIFIKSNNILKYMTLFFPYFLDKIDSIKINQEVIMKEGEILFKLQSILKNSSDLEWNLLFNSKKIEIVIFPKIKLKLSSQLNLHYLLSKYNLIGYVKFPFFCFKIHEKDFIF; this comes from the coding sequence ATGAGTACATATCAGAGATATTTATCTAAATCTTTGATTTTTTTTTCTATTTTATTTGTTATTTTTTTATTATTTATCGAAAGTAATATAGGATTTAAATGGATTTTTAATTGTACTAGTCGTTTTTTTATAGGATTAAATGCAGAAGAAATATCAGGAAATTGGCGAAATTTTACTTTAAAAAATATTAAATATAATATTGATGGAATTTCTATTAAAGCAAATAGTATCAATTTTGTTATTGATATAAAATCTTTATTCAAAAAATCTACAATTTTTAAAGAAGTTAAAGTTCAAAACTTAATCATTTCTTTAAAAAAAAATAAATATAATTTTACTAATGTAAAAAGTTTATCTATTAATAATAAAAAAAATGATTTATTTATTAAATATCCTATAATTTTTAAGAAAATATATATAGATAATATGCTATTAGAAAGTTCTATAATAAATATGTCATTTTTAAATATTTTAAGTGGTATAGAATTAGTTGGTAATAATATTATTATATTCCCTACTTATATTGACGATATTGATGTATCTTCTTCAAAAACTAATACTCAAAAAAAATATGAATTTAAAAAATTTAATTTTATTAAAAATCTTAATAATTCCAAAAAAATATATAACATATTATATCATATTGCTAATAAACCCAAAATATTTATTTCATTAAATATTAATTTAAAATTTTTAAAATGCAACAAAATAAATTTCATAAATTATAAAGAAAAAAGTTTATTTGAAGTTCAATTAAAAGCAAATATAAAAAATAATATTTTAAAAATACAAAAAGCACAAATTAATTCTTCTTTTTTTAAAATGCAATATTATGGAAAAATTGTTTTTCATAAAGATTATTCTATTTCATGTATTATTAAAAATAAAATATTTATACCGACATTACATAATAAAATTATGAAATTTTTATTTCAAGTCAATTTAGATAAGAAATTTAAATTTAAATTAAAAACTTTTAATTTATATAAAGTAAATATTAATGGAATTATATTATTAGATAATTTAAATTATCCATTTTATATGCGATTAAAAATTTATGATTTAGTTTTTCCTATAAGAAAAGATTTTAATTTAAGTTTAAATAAAATTCAGGGCATTTTAAGAGGGAAAATAAACAATTATTCTTTATCTTTAAAAAACATTTTAAATATTCAAAGCATGCCTTCAATGTTTATTGGTATCTATGGAAAAGGTAATTTAAAAAATATTTTTTTAAAAAAAATTAAAATTTTTCCTATTAAAAAAATAGGAAATAGCACTAATATTAGTAATTCAAAAAAAAATAGTACATATAATCAATATATACTAAAATTAATAGGTAAAATTAATTTATTAGGTAAATTAGATAATAATATATATAACATATATGCTCCTAAAATACGTTTAAATAGTAATTTTATGAAAAAGAAGCTATCTATATTAGGTTCATTACATTATAAAAATTTTCATTTTTTAAAAATTCCTGGTTTACATTTGTTTGCAGGCAATAATGAATTATATATTCAAGGTTTATTAGCAGATAAATATGATATTTATTCATCTATAAATGCTAATAACTTAGATTATTTTGTACCAGATTTAAAAGGCAAAATAAAAGGAAAAGTAAAATCTTATAGTCAATATACACTTCCTGCTGTTACTGGTGAATTTTTTGGAAATGATATAAGTTGGAACGGCATATATTTGAATAGTATTAAAATATTTACCAAAATAAATTGCAAGAATACTTATTCTGGCAATGTTTCTATAAATACAAAAAATATCGATTTTTCTAATTTTCATATAAATTCTTTAAATATTCAAACTAAATGGAATTATTATCAGCAAAAATTTCATTTTTTATTAAAAAGTGATCATTTATATATAAATGTGATATTAAATGAAGTTATCAATAGTAAGACAGGGCATTGGTATAGTGAATTTAAAAAATTAAAAATTAAAACTATTTTTAGTAAAATATCTATTAAAAAAAGTTCTTTAATTTCTTATATTAATACTTATAATATTAATGATTTATATAAAAAAAATATAAATAACATAGATATGTTTTTGTTTACTTCATATGAAACAAAGAAACATTTATGTAATATGTTTAATAATTTTTCTACTAATTTTAAAAGTGAAGTATCTATTAATGCAAAATTAAAATGGATTTTAGGAAAAAAAATTTCTGATGGTAAAATATTTTTAACAGGAAAAAATATAAAATTAGAAAAAAATACAGAAGAAAAATTTTTTTTTGAAAATATTGATTATTTAAAACTTTCTATTAACATTATTAATAATACTTTAAGAAGTAAAATAGTTGGCAAAAAAAACAATACTTTATTAAAGTATAATAATATTATTGGATATTTAAATATTATAGATCTTTATAATAGAAAAAATATAGAAGGTAATTTTATTATTTCTAATTTTCCTATTTCTTTTTTAAATTTTTTTACTACAAATTTTAAACAAGTTAAAGGTAAATTGAATAGTAAAATAAAAATTTTTGGAACTGTATATCAGCCTGAAATATCGGCTGATGTTAGTTTTAAAGATATTTTTATTAAAAGTAATAATATACTAAAATATATGACTTTATTTTTTCCTTATTTTTTAGATAAAATAGATAGTATAAAAATTAACCAAGAAGTTATTATGAAAGAAGGAGAAATATTATTTAAATTACAATCAATCTTAAAAAATTCATCGGATCTAGAATGGAATCTATTGTTTAATAGCAAAAAAATAGAAATTGTGATTTTTCCTAAAATTAAATTAAAATTATCTTCTCAATTAAATTTGCACTATTTATTATCAAAATATAATTTAATTGGATATGTAAAATTTCCTTTTTTTTGCTTTAAAATTCACGAAAAAGACTTTATTTTTTAA
- a CDS encoding flagellar export protein FliJ, protein MKYKKNVFSILKKIQTQKIEKKIIDIKNLYMKREQYNEQQNLLNKYKEEYMFNMNNNLISGMYVYKWNNYNNFILKLNLNIKRNINLIQKNEKKIQENLNSWFLNKKKLKTWEYLYNICNKKMLKIKKIKEHTLYDNYFQLKFFKKGS, encoded by the coding sequence ATGAAATATAAAAAGAACGTATTTTCTATTTTAAAAAAAATACAAACACAAAAAATAGAAAAAAAAATCATCGATATTAAAAATCTTTATATGAAAAGAGAACAATATAACGAACAACAAAATTTATTAAATAAATATAAAGAAGAATATATGTTTAATATGAATAATAATTTAATTTCCGGCATGTATGTATATAAGTGGAATAATTATAATAACTTTATTTTAAAATTAAATTTAAATATTAAAAGAAACATAAATTTAATACAAAAAAATGAAAAAAAAATTCAAGAAAACTTAAATAGTTGGTTTCTTAATAAAAAAAAATTAAAAACTTGGGAGTATTTGTATAATATATGCAATAAAAAAATGTTAAAAATAAAAAAAATCAAAGAGCATACATTGTATGATAATTATTTTCAATTAAAATTTTTTAAAAAAGGAAGTTGA
- the rpmB gene encoding 50S ribosomal protein L28, which produces MSRICQVTGKKRMIGNNRSHAMNATKRNFLTNIKYHRFWLADEKRFIKLRVSANGMRCIDKKGIEIIIKNINIKK; this is translated from the coding sequence ATGTCTCGTATATGTCAAGTTACTGGAAAAAAAAGAATGATTGGTAATAATCGTTCTCATGCTATGAATGCAACTAAAAGAAATTTTTTAACGAATATTAAATATCATAGATTTTGGCTTGCTGACGAAAAAAGATTTATTAAGTTACGTGTTTCAGCCAATGGAATGCGTTGTATTGATAAAAAAGGAATTGAAATTATTATAAAAAACATAAATATTAAAAAATAA
- a CDS encoding flagellar hook-length control protein FliK — MLDIIYSISLDKQDLSNKNDNLIYSTDLSQSIFNQLNKFLIRQEREFDNVLTDKKKDDQSSIIANNFVISNLLNIVNQKESISLKSQDNCISSDAKKDNTSEKKIDKHYNGNYVKDFNIPKKTEKNLEEYRISENESLCNKLHENKYTLLQINPLKNFNQTHNLYLKKLNNEFFQKNKNFFYEDRKNIKFLKNEKNFYYLENIKNQKNTFLSSKNKNPIEIFINQKFLSKEFDKKEKEDIKSFKLPLFLSNEKKIIKLNKLISQKILFSIANKNNKAEIHLKPEFLGTIHININIKNNNQAMLNFISYSNEVRTFLDNHMSFLRDALKKKGIKLKKFNIYSSFKNKNLINHKKFLYNNIFDTYKLRSNSNKYKNNLEEIKYKSIDIYV; from the coding sequence ATGTTAGATATAATTTATAGTATATCACTAGATAAACAAGACTTATCTAATAAGAATGATAATCTTATTTATTCAACAGATTTATCTCAATCAATTTTTAATCAATTAAATAAATTTTTAATCAGACAAGAAAGAGAATTTGACAATGTTTTAACAGATAAAAAAAAAGATGATCAAAGTAGTATTATTGCCAATAATTTTGTAATTAGTAACTTATTAAATATTGTGAATCAAAAAGAAAGTATATCTTTAAAATCTCAAGATAATTGCATTAGTTCTGATGCTAAAAAAGATAATACGTCAGAAAAAAAAATAGATAAACACTACAATGGTAATTATGTAAAAGACTTTAATATTCCTAAAAAAACAGAAAAAAATTTAGAAGAATACAGGATTTCAGAAAACGAGTCATTATGTAATAAATTGCATGAAAATAAATATACATTACTTCAGATTAATCCACTAAAGAATTTCAACCAAACACATAATCTTTATTTAAAAAAACTAAATAATGAATTTTTTCAAAAAAATAAGAATTTTTTTTATGAAGATAGAAAAAACATAAAATTTTTAAAAAATGAAAAAAATTTTTACTATCTTGAAAATATTAAAAATCAAAAAAATACTTTTCTTTCTTCTAAAAATAAAAACCCAATAGAAATTTTTATTAATCAGAAATTTTTATCAAAAGAATTTGATAAAAAAGAAAAAGAAGATATTAAATCATTTAAATTACCGTTATTTTTAAGTAACGAAAAAAAAATAATTAAGTTGAATAAATTAATTAGTCAAAAAATACTTTTTTCTATTGCAAATAAAAATAATAAAGCAGAAATTCATTTAAAACCAGAATTTTTAGGTACTATTCATATTAATATTAATATAAAAAATAACAATCAAGCAATGTTAAATTTTATTTCTTATAGTAATGAAGTAAGAACTTTTCTAGATAATCATATGTCTTTTTTACGTGATGCATTAAAGAAAAAGGGTATTAAATTAAAAAAATTTAATATTTATAGTTCTTTTAAAAATAAAAATTTAATCAATCATAAAAAATTTTTATATAACAATATTTTTGATACATATAAATTAAGAAGTAATTCAAATAAATATAAAAACAATTTAGAAGAAATAAAATACAAATCAATTGATATATACGTTTAA
- the fliN gene encoding flagellar motor switch protein FliN encodes MNNIESNFEKIIPNNQDTDENLFSKKSENKNNFKNTQKIVDNKKIILDTIVDLSVELGRSKIKIKDFLSLSKGSMLILDKLIKEPLDIFINGHLIASGEIVVLEEKYGLRITRIKNSLETINISS; translated from the coding sequence ATGAATAATATAGAATCAAATTTTGAAAAAATAATACCGAATAATCAAGATACTGATGAAAATTTATTTTCCAAAAAAAGCGAAAATAAAAATAATTTTAAAAATACTCAAAAAATTGTCGATAATAAAAAAATTATATTAGATACCATTGTTGATTTAAGTGTAGAATTAGGAAGATCAAAAATAAAAATTAAAGATTTTCTTAGTCTTTCAAAAGGAAGTATGTTAATTTTAGATAAATTAATAAAAGAACCTTTAGATATTTTTATTAATGGTCATTTAATTGCATCTGGTGAAATTGTAGTTTTAGAAGAAAAATATGGACTTCGCATTACGCGTATTAAAAATTCTTTAGAAACTATTAACATTTCATCTTGA
- the fliR gene encoding flagellar biosynthetic protein FliR has protein sequence MLTFNTVQLITLISSFFWPMVRILSFFSIAPIFNYKLINKKNKIILSCVISFLIFPFLPETHTPLFSFFGLLLLFQQILIGIVLGFIAQFLFITVNFAGEVIGLQMGLSFAAFFNNNNYIGTSIISRLLNILTLLFFLVFNAHLYLISMLIDSFYTMPIDTYFLNINVFFILLQFSSTIFLNGLLLILPIMIILLVISFTMSLLNRLSPQISIFSIGFPLNLLTGILVLYFLISSMFPFFEKMLHESIFFISDLFIQI, from the coding sequence ATGTTAACGTTTAATACTGTTCAGTTGATAACGTTAATTAGCAGTTTTTTTTGGCCTATGGTACGAATTTTATCTTTTTTTTCTATTGCTCCAATTTTTAATTATAAATTAATAAATAAAAAAAATAAAATAATTTTATCTTGCGTGATAAGTTTTTTAATATTTCCTTTTTTACCGGAAACCCATACTCCTCTATTTTCTTTTTTTGGACTATTGTTATTATTTCAACAAATATTAATTGGTATTGTTTTAGGTTTTATTGCACAATTTTTATTTATTACAGTAAATTTTGCTGGAGAAGTTATAGGTTTGCAAATGGGTTTATCATTTGCAGCCTTTTTTAATAATAATAACTATATTGGCACTTCTATAATATCGCGTTTACTAAACATTTTAACTTTATTGTTTTTTCTTGTTTTTAACGCTCATCTTTATTTAATATCTATGCTAATAGATAGTTTTTATACAATGCCCATTGATACTTATTTTTTGAACATCAATGTTTTCTTTATTTTATTACAGTTTTCTAGCACCATTTTTTTAAATGGTCTTTTATTAATTTTACCAATAATGATAATTTTATTAGTGATCAGTTTTACGATGAGTTTATTAAATCGTTTATCTCCTCAAATATCTATTTTTTCAATTGGGTTTCCATTAAATTTATTGACAGGTATTTTAGTATTATATTTTTTAATATCTTCTATGTTTCCTTTTTTTGAAAAAATGTTACATGAATCAATATTTTTTATATCTGATCTTTTTATACAGATATAG
- the fliQ gene encoding flagellar biosynthesis protein FliQ: protein MTSEYIMQLFHDAMKITLMLASPLLLAILFSGLIISILQAATQINEQTLSFIPKIISILGVIAIFGPWMLNIMLDYMRNLFNNIPLIIK from the coding sequence ATGACATCTGAATATATAATGCAATTGTTTCATGATGCTATGAAAATTACATTAATGCTTGCATCACCATTGTTATTGGCAATTTTATTTAGTGGTTTAATTATTAGTATTTTACAAGCTGCTACACAAATTAATGAACAAACTTTATCTTTTATTCCTAAAATTATTTCTATTTTAGGCGTTATTGCAATATTTGGACCTTGGATGTTGAATATTATGCTAGATTATATGCGTAATTTATTTAACAACATACCATTGATTATTAAATAA
- the fliP gene encoding flagellar type III secretion system pore protein FliP (The bacterial flagellar biogenesis protein FliP forms a type III secretion system (T3SS)-type pore required for flagellar assembly.) — MFYRIIPFLFLLFFCPTVRAELPGITSHILDDGGQTWSVPVQTLVFLTSLTFLPAFLLMMTSFTRIVIVFGLLRNALGTPYAPSNQILLGLALFLTFFIMSPTFDKIYKDAYIPFSEEKINMEDAIIKGSLPLKKFMINQTRITDLELFSKLAHVSFYQNKNEIPMRILLPSFITSELKTAFQIGFTIFIPFLIIDLVVASVLMALGMMMVPPSTISLPFKLMLFVLVDGWQLLIASLAQSFNT; from the coding sequence ATGTTTTATCGAATTATTCCATTTTTATTTCTATTATTCTTTTGTCCAACAGTTCGTGCCGAATTGCCTGGTATAACAAGTCATATTTTAGATGATGGAGGACAAACTTGGTCCGTACCGGTACAAACACTAGTTTTTTTAACATCATTAACTTTTCTTCCTGCATTTCTTTTAATGATGACTAGTTTTACAAGAATTGTTATTGTTTTTGGTTTACTAAGGAATGCATTAGGAACACCATATGCACCTTCAAATCAAATATTGCTAGGATTAGCTTTATTTTTAACTTTTTTTATTATGTCTCCAACATTTGATAAAATTTATAAAGATGCTTATATACCATTTAGTGAAGAAAAAATAAACATGGAAGACGCTATTATAAAAGGTTCATTACCTTTAAAAAAATTCATGATTAATCAAACACGTATAACTGATTTAGAATTATTTTCAAAATTAGCACATGTTTCGTTTTATCAAAATAAAAATGAAATACCTATGAGAATTTTATTACCATCTTTTATCACTAGTGAATTAAAAACTGCTTTTCAAATTGGATTTACAATTTTTATACCTTTTTTAATTATTGATTTGGTTGTAGCTAGTGTATTAATGGCTCTCGGGATGATGATGGTGCCACCTTCAACCATTTCTTTGCCTTTTAAATTAATGTTATTTGTATTAGTAGATGGATGGCAACTATTGATTGCTTCATTAGCACAAAGTTTTAATACATAA
- a CDS encoding flagellar assembly protein FliH: MINSILEKNWIHWYPKKIFLNKDKNNIKTIYYSHKLKQEDFFTNTDILNRKNEENINKTTKNLEKDLKKTESYKLGFEKGCLSNKEKNLFLEKKINSFLLDFENSFSAFENALSSRLFNIILKVSSYVIGKKIDIDKSMLLNYIKKVIDQDGVFLTKPQLIVHPDNKNLIEKMLKKFLNSYKWTLLYDNNVDLNSFKVKSENVDIDSTVNARWQELYRLICLKEEY; this comes from the coding sequence ATGATTAATTCGATTTTAGAAAAAAATTGGATACATTGGTATCCAAAAAAAATTTTTTTAAATAAAGATAAAAACAATATAAAAACTATATATTATTCACATAAATTAAAACAAGAAGATTTTTTCACAAATACAGATATACTTAATAGAAAAAATGAAGAAAATATAAATAAAACGACTAAAAATCTAGAAAAAGATTTAAAAAAAACAGAATCCTATAAATTAGGATTTGAAAAAGGATGTTTATCTAATAAAGAAAAAAATCTTTTTTTAGAAAAAAAAATAAATAGTTTTCTTTTAGATTTTGAAAATTCTTTTTCTGCATTTGAAAATGCATTATCTTCTCGACTATTTAATATTATTTTAAAAGTTTCTTCTTATGTAATAGGAAAAAAAATTGATATTGATAAATCAATGTTATTAAATTATATAAAAAAAGTTATTGATCAAGATGGTGTTTTTTTAACAAAACCGCAACTTATAGTTCATCCTGATAATAAAAATTTAATAGAAAAAATGTTAAAAAAATTTTTAAATTCTTATAAATGGACATTGTTATATGATAATAATGTAGATTTAAATAGTTTTAAGGTAAAATCAGAAAATGTTGATATAGATTCTACAGTTAATGCTAGATGGCAAGAATTATATCGTCTTATTTGTTTAAAAGAGGAATATTAA